Proteins from a single region of Paenibacillus sp. BIHB 4019:
- the spoVAE gene encoding stage V sporulation protein AE: protein MIFLWAFLVGGAICVLGQIMFDVFKLTPGHTMATLVVIGAVVDGIGLYEPLVAFAGAGATVPITSFGNALVHGALTELHDQGWIGVISGIFKVTSSGISAAIIFSFLAALVIRPKG, encoded by the coding sequence ATGATTTTTTTATGGGCATTTCTAGTCGGCGGCGCTATTTGCGTCCTAGGGCAAATTATGTTTGATGTGTTTAAGCTGACCCCGGGGCATACGATGGCGACGCTGGTCGTTATCGGGGCCGTGGTGGATGGCATCGGCTTATACGAGCCGCTCGTTGCCTTCGCCGGAGCGGGAGCGACGGTCCCGATTACGAGCTTCGGCAATGCGCTCGTGCACGGGGCTCTGACCGAGCTGCATGACCAAGGCTGGATTGGCGTTATTTCCGGCATCTTTAAAGTGACGAGCTCCGGCATCTCGGCTGCGATCATCTTTTCGTTCCTGGCGGCATTGGTTATTCGGCCTAAGGGGTAA
- the spoVAD gene encoding stage V sporulation protein AD: MLRGKQTWWFEKRPVIIGAATVVGPDEGDGPLAEDFDLVHPELDMQQKSWEKAERLLLEQAADFALQHARIDKEMVQFFVGGDLMNQIISSSFAARSLGVPYLGVFGACSTSMESLSIAAMLVNSGSADYVLAGTCSHNCTAEKQFRYPTEYGSQKPPTAQYTVTGAGAGLVAASGDGPTIECATIGKIVDLGITDPFNMGAAMAPAAVDTIQAHFNDTGRSPKDYDLIVTGDLAGVGHPLANELLLQNGVPMDDTVFGDCGLMVYDVNRQKVQAGGSGCGCSAVVTYGHLLKRLARGELKRILVVATGALMSPLSFQQGESIPGIAHAVAICGKEG, encoded by the coding sequence ATGCTGCGCGGCAAACAGACCTGGTGGTTCGAGAAGCGCCCCGTCATCATCGGCGCGGCAACGGTTGTAGGGCCAGACGAAGGCGACGGCCCGCTGGCCGAGGATTTTGACCTGGTGCATCCCGAGCTGGATATGCAGCAGAAAAGCTGGGAGAAGGCCGAGCGGCTGCTGCTGGAGCAGGCAGCGGACTTCGCGCTTCAGCATGCCCGGATTGACAAGGAAATGGTGCAGTTTTTTGTGGGCGGCGATTTAATGAACCAAATCATAAGCAGCAGCTTTGCAGCGCGGTCGCTTGGCGTGCCTTATCTTGGCGTCTTCGGCGCATGCTCCACATCGATGGAGTCGCTGTCGATTGCCGCAATGCTCGTCAACTCCGGCTCTGCCGATTATGTCCTGGCCGGCACATGCAGCCATAACTGCACGGCGGAGAAGCAGTTCAGATACCCGACCGAATACGGCTCGCAGAAGCCGCCGACGGCACAATATACCGTTACTGGCGCTGGTGCCGGACTCGTTGCCGCATCGGGGGACGGTCCGACCATCGAATGCGCGACGATCGGGAAAATCGTCGATCTCGGCATCACCGACCCATTTAATATGGGCGCTGCGATGGCACCTGCGGCTGTCGATACGATTCAAGCGCATTTTAACGATACAGGACGTTCCCCAAAAGATTATGACTTAATCGTAACAGGCGACCTTGCCGGTGTCGGGCATCCGCTTGCCAATGAGCTGCTGCTGCAAAATGGCGTGCCGATGGATGACACGGTTTTTGGCGATTGCGGCCTAATGGTGTACGATGTGAACCGCCAGAAGGTGCAGGCGGGCGGCAGCGGCTGCGGCTGCTCGGCAGTTGTCACCTATGGCCATTTGCTTAAGCGGCTCGCAAGGGGCGAGCTGAAGCGGATATTAGTCGTTGCGACGGGAGCGCTGATGTCGCCGCTGTCATTCCAGCAGGGCGAGAGCATTCCCGGCATTGCGCATGCTGTCGCGATTTGCGGAAAGGAAGGGTAA
- the spoVAC gene encoding stage V sporulation protein AC: MTASSSDKGKYKKMAMSSKEYQNFAKTREPARSIGTNCLKAFIIGGGICVFGQVIQELFMHLLHMKAEDASNPTVAVLIIISVILTSIGVYDKIAQWAGAGTAVPVTGFANSMCSAALEHRAEGLVLGVGANMFKLAGSVIVFGVVAAFFVGIVHLILGTGGQ, encoded by the coding sequence ATGACAGCAAGCAGCTCAGACAAAGGGAAATATAAGAAGATGGCGATGTCGTCAAAGGAATACCAGAACTTTGCCAAAACGCGGGAGCCTGCCCGCTCCATAGGAACGAATTGTTTGAAAGCCTTCATTATTGGCGGCGGAATTTGTGTATTTGGGCAAGTGATTCAGGAGCTGTTTATGCATTTGCTTCATATGAAAGCGGAGGATGCCAGCAATCCGACGGTTGCTGTGCTCATTATTATTTCAGTGATTTTGACGAGCATTGGGGTGTACGATAAAATCGCCCAGTGGGCAGGAGCCGGCACAGCCGTGCCTGTCACAGGCTTCGCCAATTCGATGTGCTCGGCGGCGCTGGAGCACCGTGCTGAAGGGCTGGTCCTTGGCGTTGGCGCCAATATGTTCAAGCTGGCCGGCTCTGTCATCGTGTTCGGCGTCGTGGCGGCCTTCTTCGTCGGCATCGTCCATCTCATTCTCGGCACAGGAGGGCAATAA
- a CDS encoding beta-galactosidase produces the protein MINEKLPKIWYGGDYNPEQWDESVMEEDIRMFKLAGIDVATVNVFSWARIQPDENTYDLEWLDRIINRLYKDGIYVCLATSTGAHPAWLAKKHPDVLRVDYDGRKRKFGGRHNSCPNSPAYRKLSERLAGTIAQRYKDHPAVLVWHVSNEYGGYCYCDNCEASFRVWLEQRYGTLEKLNKAWNTAFWGHTFYDWDEIVAPNALSEEWGHNRTNFQGISIDYRRFQSASMLACYKLEYEAIKQHSPNLQVTTNLMGTYSELDYFEWAKYMDVVSWDNYPAMDTPFSLTAMTHDLMRGLKSGQPFMLMEQTPSQQNWQPYNSLKRPGVMKLWSYQAVARGADTVLFFQLRRSVGACEKYHGAVIEHVGHENTRVFRECAELGAELQQLSGRILDSRVESKVAIVYDWENRWAVELSSGPTVALKYLDEVHKYYDALFQMNVQTDMISVEEQLDRYDLVIAPVMYMVKPGFAEKVEAFVARGGTFVTTFFSGIVNENDIVTLGGYPGKLRKVLGIWAEEIDALLPGKQNDIILNKPLGALDSGTYSGSILCDLIHTEGAEVVAEYGSDFYKGMPAVTVNSFGEGNAWYVATSPDKAFLEGFMAHLCCSAGIKPLLATPDGVEVSQRAINGSTFTFILNHNAEAVQLSELPSTFTKELLSGEAVDGSLAIAAKGVAILES, from the coding sequence GTGATTAATGAAAAATTGCCGAAAATTTGGTACGGTGGCGACTATAATCCGGAGCAGTGGGATGAGTCTGTTATGGAAGAGGATATTCGGATGTTCAAGCTGGCGGGCATTGATGTAGCGACCGTCAACGTTTTTTCGTGGGCGCGCATTCAGCCGGATGAGAACACTTATGATCTCGAATGGCTGGACCGCATCATTAACCGTCTGTACAAGGACGGTATTTACGTCTGTTTGGCGACGAGCACAGGTGCACACCCGGCATGGCTGGCGAAAAAGCACCCTGACGTGCTGCGTGTCGATTACGACGGACGCAAGCGCAAATTCGGCGGACGCCACAATTCCTGTCCGAACAGCCCGGCTTACCGCAAGCTGTCCGAGCGCTTGGCTGGCACGATTGCACAGCGCTATAAAGATCACCCCGCTGTACTCGTATGGCATGTATCGAATGAATACGGCGGCTATTGCTACTGTGACAACTGCGAGGCGTCATTCCGCGTTTGGCTGGAGCAGCGATATGGCACGCTTGAGAAGCTGAACAAGGCGTGGAATACCGCATTTTGGGGCCATACCTTTTACGATTGGGATGAGATCGTTGCTCCTAATGCCCTCAGCGAGGAGTGGGGCCACAACCGGACCAATTTCCAGGGCATTTCCATCGACTACCGCCGCTTTCAGTCGGCAAGCATGCTTGCTTGCTATAAGCTGGAATATGAAGCGATTAAGCAGCATTCGCCGAATCTGCAAGTGACAACGAACTTAATGGGTACTTACTCCGAGCTTGATTATTTTGAATGGGCAAAATATATGGATGTCGTCTCTTGGGACAACTATCCTGCGATGGATACGCCGTTCAGCTTGACAGCAATGACGCATGATCTAATGCGCGGCCTCAAAAGCGGCCAGCCGTTTATGCTGATGGAGCAAACGCCAAGCCAGCAAAACTGGCAGCCGTACAACTCGCTTAAACGTCCTGGCGTTATGAAGCTATGGAGCTATCAGGCGGTGGCGCGCGGCGCGGATACGGTGCTGTTTTTCCAGCTGCGCCGCTCTGTTGGTGCTTGTGAAAAATACCATGGCGCCGTTATTGAGCATGTCGGCCATGAAAATACCCGCGTATTCCGCGAATGCGCCGAGCTGGGCGCTGAGCTGCAGCAGCTGTCTGGCCGGATTCTCGATTCTCGTGTCGAGTCTAAGGTAGCGATCGTCTACGATTGGGAAAACCGCTGGGCGGTTGAGCTGTCGAGCGGTCCGACTGTCGCGCTTAAATATCTCGATGAGGTTCATAAATATTATGATGCCTTGTTCCAAATGAACGTGCAGACGGATATGATCAGCGTGGAGGAGCAGCTCGATCGTTACGATCTTGTCATCGCTCCTGTGATGTACATGGTGAAGCCTGGCTTTGCGGAGAAGGTTGAAGCTTTCGTTGCGCGCGGCGGCACTTTCGTCACGACGTTTTTCAGCGGCATCGTCAATGAAAATGATATTGTAACGCTGGGCGGATATCCGGGCAAGCTGCGCAAGGTGCTGGGCATTTGGGCGGAGGAAATCGATGCCCTGCTGCCGGGCAAGCAAAATGATATTATCCTTAATAAACCGCTCGGCGCGCTTGATAGCGGGACATACTCCGGCAGCATTTTATGCGATCTGATTCATACGGAGGGCGCTGAAGTCGTTGCCGAGTATGGCTCTGACTTCTATAAAGGCATGCCTGCGGTAACGGTTAATTCGTTTGGCGAAGGCAATGCCTGGTATGTGGCGACCAGCCCCGACAAAGCGTTCCTCGAAGGCTTCATGGCCCATTTATGCTGTTCTGCCGGCATTAAACCGCTGCTTGCGACTCCAGACGGCGTTGAAGTGTCGCAGCGGGCCATTAACGGCAGCACCTTTACGTTCATTTTGAATCACAATGCGGAAGCGGTGCAGCTTTCGGAGCTGCCTAGCACGTTCACGAAAGAGCTGCTGAGCGGGGAAGCTGTAGACGGATCGCTTGCAATCGCAGCGAAAGGCGTAGCGATTTTGGAAAGCTAG
- a CDS encoding ABC transporter substrate-binding protein — translation MKKKKTALMGLLLATALTFTACGSGSNNEAGTGNTGNIGEGDSVEPITVRLVSGDLNPDWDNMESDIGKFLLEKTGITMQQEFPVGGSDTDMFALMAASGEYPDMVMAKGSVKSLVDAGALLDLTDLIEQHAPNIKKVYGDYLTRLRYSKDDPAIYELPSSGVGQTYFDAEGGFEIQHQALEELGYPEIKTVKDYENAIKSYIEKNPTTEDGQKRIGLSLNGGEWQILISVTNPAFYATGLPDNGEFAIDEKTFETKLHYQREEEREYFRWLNHMNDIGLLDKESFVQKYDQYKAKIATGRVVGIIDQKWDYVQAENSLKAEGKFGATYARFPVTLDENYQDHSYQGTGYMAGHGIAITKSAKDPVRLIKFLDYLASEEGQILVNWGIEGKHYEVVDGKRVFKQEIQDLKTNDGNKFKKTTGIENYMISARYGDGVKDSTGNYFTTKFPEQFKAEYSEADKKTLAAYKVEMYKEFWPADDAFPERPYGAAWNLNFETGSEADVIFQKTQDIMKKRVPEAILAKPENFDKIWDDFMADLDKAGASKLNEQFTQMVKDRVEFWSQK, via the coding sequence ATGAAGAAAAAGAAAACCGCTCTAATGGGCTTGCTGCTTGCAACGGCTTTGACTTTCACAGCATGCGGCTCTGGCAGCAATAACGAAGCAGGTACTGGAAATACAGGCAATATAGGGGAGGGAGATTCCGTTGAGCCTATTACGGTAAGATTGGTATCAGGCGACCTCAACCCGGATTGGGACAATATGGAAAGCGACATCGGTAAATTCCTGCTAGAAAAAACAGGCATTACGATGCAGCAGGAGTTCCCGGTTGGCGGATCAGATACCGACATGTTCGCTCTGATGGCAGCAAGCGGAGAGTATCCAGATATGGTTATGGCGAAGGGCAGCGTAAAAAGCTTGGTTGACGCTGGCGCGCTTCTTGACCTGACGGATCTCATTGAACAACATGCTCCTAATATTAAAAAAGTGTATGGCGATTATTTAACCCGCCTTCGTTACAGCAAAGATGATCCAGCTATTTATGAGCTTCCTTCTTCCGGTGTAGGCCAAACTTATTTTGATGCCGAAGGCGGCTTCGAAATTCAGCATCAGGCGCTTGAGGAGCTGGGCTACCCTGAAATCAAAACCGTTAAAGATTACGAAAATGCCATTAAATCGTACATTGAGAAAAATCCTACGACTGAAGATGGACAAAAAAGAATCGGTTTGTCGCTTAACGGCGGCGAATGGCAAATTCTGATTTCCGTAACAAACCCGGCGTTCTATGCAACAGGCTTGCCGGATAATGGCGAGTTCGCGATCGACGAGAAAACATTCGAAACGAAGCTTCACTACCAACGTGAGGAAGAAAGAGAATATTTCCGCTGGCTGAACCATATGAATGACATCGGCCTTCTGGATAAAGAAAGCTTCGTTCAAAAATATGACCAATATAAAGCTAAAATCGCAACAGGCCGCGTAGTCGGCATTATCGACCAGAAGTGGGACTATGTTCAAGCGGAAAACTCGCTGAAAGCAGAAGGCAAATTCGGTGCGACATATGCGCGCTTCCCTGTAACACTGGATGAAAACTATCAAGATCATTCTTACCAAGGCACAGGCTATATGGCAGGACATGGCATTGCGATTACGAAATCGGCCAAAGATCCTGTCCGTCTGATTAAGTTCCTGGATTACCTGGCTTCTGAAGAAGGTCAAATTCTCGTTAACTGGGGCATTGAAGGCAAGCATTACGAGGTTGTGGACGGCAAACGCGTATTCAAGCAAGAAATTCAAGATCTCAAAACAAACGATGGCAACAAATTCAAGAAAACGACAGGTATTGAAAATTACATGATATCGGCTCGCTACGGCGATGGCGTTAAAGATTCCACAGGCAACTATTTTACGACGAAATTCCCAGAGCAGTTCAAAGCTGAATATTCGGAAGCGGACAAAAAGACGCTTGCGGCTTACAAAGTGGAAATGTACAAAGAATTCTGGCCTGCAGACGATGCTTTCCCTGAGCGTCCTTACGGCGCAGCATGGAACTTGAATTTTGAAACAGGCTCGGAAGCGGATGTTATTTTCCAAAAAACACAAGATATTATGAAGAAACGTGTACCAGAAGCCATTTTGGCGAAGCCGGAAAACTTCGATAAAATATGGGATGACTTCATGGCGGATCTGGACAAAGCAGGCGCTAGCAAGCTGAATGAACAGTTTACGCAAATGGTTAAAGACCGCGTGGAGTTCTGGTCGCAAAAGTAA
- a CDS encoding carbohydrate ABC transporter permease produces the protein MQGTIRPKSEIITDVLIYIVMGLAGLITIYPFLNVLAISFNESMDTVKGGITVLPRKFTLQNYITIFQYKTLLTGFQNSVLRTIIGTVVGVLSASMMAFVLSRREFQARKLLSPLFAMTMYFSGGMIPIYMLIKNLGLMSSFWVYIIPLILSVWNIFVVRSYIDGLPYALQESAKIDGANDFTIFWRVILPLCQPVLATIALFIAVQHWNSWFDTYLYNQQAAQFTTLQYELMKVLQSTQSGTNYRDAGVQQNLAAVSPESIRMAITMVVTLPILVVYPFLQKYFVKGMTLGSVKS, from the coding sequence ATGCAGGGAACGATTAGACCCAAATCAGAAATCATTACAGACGTCCTCATATATATTGTGATGGGGCTTGCTGGATTAATAACGATATACCCGTTTTTGAACGTGCTCGCGATTTCATTCAATGAATCGATGGATACGGTGAAGGGCGGCATTACGGTGCTGCCTAGAAAATTCACCTTGCAAAACTATATTACGATTTTTCAGTATAAAACATTGCTGACCGGTTTCCAAAACTCGGTGCTGCGTACCATTATCGGTACGGTTGTCGGGGTGCTGTCGGCTTCGATGATGGCGTTTGTGCTTAGCCGCCGCGAATTTCAGGCGCGCAAGCTTTTATCGCCGCTTTTCGCGATGACGATGTATTTCTCCGGCGGCATGATTCCGATCTATATGCTGATTAAAAATCTTGGTTTGATGAGCAGCTTCTGGGTATACATTATTCCGCTTATTTTGAGCGTTTGGAACATTTTCGTCGTTCGCTCCTACATTGATGGACTGCCTTACGCCCTTCAGGAGTCGGCAAAAATTGATGGCGCCAATGACTTTACGATTTTCTGGCGGGTCATCCTGCCGCTTTGCCAGCCCGTGCTGGCAACAATCGCGCTGTTCATTGCGGTGCAGCACTGGAATTCCTGGTTTGATACGTATTTGTACAACCAGCAGGCTGCCCAATTTACAACGCTGCAGTATGAGCTGATGAAGGTGCTGCAATCGACGCAGTCGGGTACCAATTATCGTGACGCTGGTGTGCAGCAGAACCTTGCGGCAGTATCGCCGGAGTCGATCCGGATGGCCATTACAATGGTCGTTACACTGCCTATTCTAGTCGTCTATCCTTTCCTGCAAAAATATTTTGTCAAAGGGATGACGCTCGGCTCCGTCAAAAGCTAG
- a CDS encoding ABC transporter permease subunit encodes MKSLPTVEHPLNVNKSKANRFWDRMKQQKYLYFMSVPFVIWVFVFSYVPLWGWLMAFQNYKPAKGFFAQKWVGFDNFIMLFGDERFYLVLRNTLGMSIMGLIVSFTVPVIFALLLNEIRGQFFKRSIQTISYLPHFVSWVVVAGLVSKMLSTDGGGINDLLMWLNIIDEPIQFMAKGSWFWGIVTMSDMWKETGWNSIIFLAAMAGIDPEQYEAATVDGAGRFRKMWNITLPGIRTTFMVLFILSIGHLISIGFEKQFLLGNPLVVDYSEVLDLYALKYGIQMSRFSYGTAIGIFNSVVSIILVFSANAIYKRITKESVI; translated from the coding sequence ATGAAATCGTTACCAACCGTAGAACACCCGCTTAATGTGAACAAAAGCAAAGCCAATCGTTTCTGGGACCGAATGAAGCAGCAGAAATACTTGTATTTTATGTCCGTCCCGTTCGTCATCTGGGTTTTCGTATTCAGCTATGTGCCGCTTTGGGGCTGGCTGATGGCATTCCAGAACTATAAACCGGCCAAAGGATTTTTTGCTCAAAAATGGGTCGGCTTCGACAACTTCATTATGTTGTTTGGAGATGAACGCTTTTATCTCGTCCTGCGCAATACGCTGGGCATGAGTATTATGGGACTGATCGTCTCGTTTACCGTTCCCGTTATTTTTGCCCTATTGCTCAATGAAATTAGGGGCCAATTTTTCAAACGCTCTATCCAGACGATTTCGTATTTGCCCCACTTTGTATCATGGGTTGTCGTCGCTGGCCTAGTCAGCAAAATGTTGTCCACGGATGGCGGCGGTATTAATGACCTGCTGATGTGGCTTAATATCATCGACGAGCCGATTCAATTTATGGCAAAAGGCAGCTGGTTCTGGGGCATTGTAACGATGTCCGATATGTGGAAGGAAACGGGCTGGAACTCGATTATATTCCTAGCAGCTATGGCGGGCATTGATCCCGAGCAATACGAAGCAGCAACCGTTGACGGAGCAGGAAGATTCCGTAAAATGTGGAATATTACATTACCAGGTATTCGTACCACTTTTATGGTATTGTTTATTTTGTCCATCGGGCATTTAATCAGCATCGGCTTTGAAAAGCAGTTCCTCCTCGGCAACCCGCTCGTTGTCGATTATTCCGAGGTACTCGATCTATATGCGCTGAAGTATGGCATTCAAATGAGCCGCTTCTCTTACGGTACGGCGATCGGCATATTCAACTCCGTCGTCAGCATTATACTCGTGTTTAGCGCCAACGCCATCTACAAACGCATAACGAAAGAATCGGTTATTTAG
- a CDS encoding cyclase family protein, with the protein MKVIDLTHTIFEQTPVYPGTPQPTLETLSTYEKDGFRETLLALASHTGTHMDAPAHIFAGGTTLEHIPAQQFIGTALVISCCDLQAGEQITLDYIERVRALADSVDFLLFYTGWSKHWGTDSYFGDYPYMTEEVADYMINSGKKGVGLDVIGVDPISDANLTIHKKIFSQSEMVIVENLIHLDQIGGEVFTFCALPLKFRNADGAPARAIAIVES; encoded by the coding sequence TTGAAAGTCATCGATTTGACGCATACCATTTTTGAACAGACGCCCGTTTATCCCGGCACGCCGCAGCCAACGCTGGAAACGCTGAGCACGTATGAGAAGGACGGCTTTAGAGAAACGCTGCTGGCGCTTGCATCTCACACCGGCACACATATGGATGCGCCTGCGCATATATTTGCGGGCGGAACGACGCTGGAGCATATTCCAGCGCAGCAGTTCATCGGGACGGCGCTCGTCATTTCATGCTGCGATTTGCAGGCTGGCGAGCAAATTACGCTGGACTATATTGAGCGGGTGCGCGCGCTTGCCGATTCGGTTGATTTTCTGCTTTTTTACACAGGCTGGTCGAAGCATTGGGGAACGGATTCATATTTTGGAGATTATCCCTATATGACGGAGGAAGTAGCCGACTATATGATCAACAGCGGGAAAAAAGGCGTTGGCCTCGACGTTATTGGCGTTGACCCGATTTCGGATGCGAATTTGACCATCCATAAAAAAATCTTTTCGCAATCCGAAATGGTCATCGTCGAAAATTTAATTCATTTGGATCAAATAGGCGGCGAGGTATTTACCTTTTGCGCTTTGCCGCTCAAATTTCGGAATGCCGATGGCGCGCCGGCGCGTGCAATTGCTATCGTAGAATCATAA
- a CDS encoding response regulator transcription factor — protein sequence MHKLLIVDDEPMIRAGLRTIIDWESLGFVWVGEAASGPEALIKHGQLAPDLILMDIRMPRMDGLQVIEEIRKIDTSCHFLVLSGHADFSYAQRAIQFGIDAYILKPVDDDELYENVVRIAGVLDKRSEQAASLGHRETLRREELLQLAVSGDAASYPEIWKELEQLTGDSAKSFQLLLIEWSRTEEHTSAASIAARRRLTSAVQSNRAGWTFSSGAYTAVLLKDYVVQEGTGELLRQWVQQAAQEQRYIAVVGEAVPALVQLPSSYEAILEAIKHSFRLSSGELHLVSGEEQALHAEADEEQLQLRLQELAQKLYYMLDIGSQDGVRLMLQEASELASTSRLSEQRIKTSFAQMLTIVLNKLTAVHVQLAIQDELRIVTDLYKQTNYDEMMALLEDRLSQLAFRLGNSSNVSVIKQITGFIERHYAENLKLETLAELFNYNSGYLGKMFKNFTGEHFNTYLDQVRLRHAVELLQQGLKVHQVSELVGYANVDYFHAKFKKYKGMSPSSFKGMVKTDAERQES from the coding sequence ATGCATAAGCTGCTTATCGTTGATGATGAGCCGATGATTCGCGCAGGTCTGCGCACAATTATTGATTGGGAAAGTCTTGGGTTTGTTTGGGTAGGGGAAGCGGCCAGCGGCCCAGAAGCCCTTATTAAGCACGGCCAGCTGGCGCCTGATTTAATTTTAATGGATATACGCATGCCGAGAATGGATGGCTTGCAGGTGATAGAGGAAATTCGCAAAATCGACACCTCCTGCCATTTTCTTGTTTTGAGCGGGCATGCTGATTTCAGCTATGCGCAGCGGGCGATCCAGTTCGGCATTGACGCATATATATTAAAGCCGGTTGACGATGACGAGCTCTATGAGAACGTTGTGCGTATAGCGGGGGTTTTGGACAAGCGTTCCGAGCAGGCGGCCAGTCTTGGCCATAGGGAGACGCTGCGCCGGGAGGAGCTGCTGCAGCTTGCTGTATCGGGCGACGCGGCGAGTTATCCGGAAATATGGAAGGAGCTGGAGCAGCTTACTGGCGATTCGGCGAAGAGCTTCCAGCTGCTGCTCATTGAGTGGTCAAGAACGGAGGAGCATACGTCTGCTGCAAGCATTGCGGCGAGGCGCAGATTGACTAGTGCGGTACAGAGCAACCGGGCAGGCTGGACGTTTAGCTCGGGCGCATATACCGCTGTGCTGCTGAAAGATTATGTCGTGCAGGAAGGCACGGGCGAGCTGCTTCGGCAGTGGGTTCAGCAGGCGGCGCAGGAGCAGCGTTATATCGCTGTCGTAGGCGAGGCGGTGCCGGCGCTTGTACAGCTTCCGAGCAGCTATGAAGCCATACTTGAGGCGATTAAGCATAGCTTCCGGCTGTCAAGCGGCGAGCTTCATCTCGTCAGCGGCGAGGAGCAGGCTCTGCATGCAGAGGCGGATGAGGAGCAGCTCCAATTACGGCTCCAGGAGCTGGCCCAGAAGCTGTATTATATGCTCGACATCGGCAGCCAGGATGGCGTACGGCTGATGCTGCAGGAAGCGAGTGAGCTGGCGAGCACGAGCCGGCTTTCCGAGCAGCGCATTAAAACCAGCTTTGCGCAAATGCTGACGATTGTACTGAACAAGCTGACGGCGGTTCATGTACAGCTGGCAATTCAGGACGAGCTGCGCATTGTAACGGATTTATACAAACAGACGAACTATGACGAGATGATGGCGCTGCTGGAGGACCGCCTGTCGCAGCTCGCGTTCCGTCTCGGAAATTCCAGCAATGTATCGGTCATTAAGCAAATTACCGGTTTTATTGAGCGCCATTATGCGGAAAATTTAAAGCTGGAAACGCTGGCAGAGCTGTTTAATTACAATAGCGGCTATTTGGGCAAAATGTTTAAAAATTTCACCGGCGAGCATTTTAACACCTATCTCGATCAGGTGCGGCTGCGCCATGCGGTAGAGCTGCTTCAGCAAGGGCTTAAGGTCCATCAAGTATCCGAGCTGGTCGGCTATGCGAACGTCGATTATTTTCACGCTAAATTTAAAAAATATAAGGGCATGTCGCCTTCGTCGTTTAAAGGGATGGTGAAGACAGATGCCGAGCGGCAGGAGTCTTAA